In Massilia antarctica, the following are encoded in one genomic region:
- a CDS encoding MBL fold metallo-hydrolase has protein sequence MTLTISRILHAGYVFECEGTRIAFDPVFENPFSRNCHAFPDVRFDHAQIRAVRFDAVFISHFHDDHCSFDSLDLLDRATPIHIYCMFDELFDMVRELGFVHVHPLHIDVPVPVGAFTVTPREAMDADVDSMFHIQAAGLNVLNVVDSWIDPATLPALARFALWDMVLWPFQTMREIEVLSPSRAVAAPVQLPEEWFEQLAALKPRYVVPSSCQFVQEPWSWYNHAFFPITYRQFGQEMGAALPDSRIVRMNPSVSFALDHDGLKAAPPLSWVVPVGEQDVDYQYEGHAQAPRTADIARHFPPLTAAQHARVVHYCESGLLDKYRGMELPEESFFETPRVWRLSVFDHEGQGTDFHYRIEGDHIELFSGVPAALSWTTEVPVARLYAALELGEALTSMYLRMNDSVFDAQTEADLLDAELVDDPLIRCLFNDVFGAYQAAQLRRIKERG, from the coding sequence ATGACGCTCACAATCTCCAGGATTCTCCACGCCGGCTATGTATTCGAATGCGAGGGCACGCGCATCGCGTTCGATCCGGTCTTCGAAAATCCCTTCAGCCGCAACTGCCACGCTTTTCCGGACGTTCGTTTCGACCACGCGCAAATCCGCGCCGTGCGCTTCGATGCCGTCTTCATTTCGCATTTCCACGACGACCACTGCTCGTTCGACAGCCTCGATTTGCTGGACCGCGCCACGCCGATCCATATCTACTGCATGTTCGACGAGTTGTTCGACATGGTGCGCGAGCTGGGCTTTGTTCATGTTCACCCGCTGCACATCGACGTGCCGGTGCCGGTCGGCGCGTTCACGGTGACCCCGCGCGAAGCCATGGACGCCGACGTCGACTCGATGTTCCATATCCAGGCCGCCGGCCTGAATGTGCTCAATGTGGTCGATTCGTGGATCGATCCGGCGACCCTGCCGGCACTGGCGCGCTTCGCGCTGTGGGATATGGTGCTGTGGCCATTCCAGACCATGCGCGAAATCGAAGTCCTGTCGCCATCGCGCGCCGTGGCCGCGCCGGTGCAATTGCCCGAGGAATGGTTCGAACAACTGGCCGCGCTCAAGCCGCGCTATGTGGTGCCCAGTTCCTGCCAGTTCGTGCAGGAGCCATGGTCCTGGTATAACCACGCGTTTTTCCCGATCACCTACCGCCAGTTCGGGCAAGAGATGGGCGCGGCCTTGCCGGATTCGCGCATCGTCAGGATGAATCCATCGGTGTCGTTCGCGCTGGACCACGATGGACTCAAGGCCGCGCCGCCGTTAAGCTGGGTAGTGCCGGTGGGCGAGCAGGATGTCGATTACCAGTACGAGGGGCACGCGCAGGCGCCCCGCACGGCCGATATCGCGCGCCATTTTCCGCCGTTGACCGCGGCGCAGCACGCGCGCGTGGTTCATTACTGCGAGTCGGGCCTGCTGGATAAATACCGGGGCATGGAACTGCCGGAAGAGAGTTTTTTCGAGACCCCGCGCGTGTGGCGACTGTCAGTCTTCGATCATGAAGGGCAGGGCACCGATTTTCATTACCGGATCGAAGGCGACCATATCGAGCTGTTTTCCGGCGTGCCGGCTGCCCTGTCGTGGACGACCGAGGTGCCGGTCGCGCGCCTGTACGCGGCGCTGGAACTGGGCGAGGCATTGACCTCGATGTATCTGCGGATGAATGATTCGGTATTCGACGCGCAGACCGAAGCCGACCTGCTCGATGCCGAACTGGTGGACGATCCCTTGATCCGCTGCCTGTTCAACGATGTATTCGGTGCCTATCAGGCGGCCCAGCTACGCCGCATCAAGGAACGCGGCTAG
- a CDS encoding FHA domain-containing protein, which translates to MKKCNNPLHPHCTFWVMPGESACSNGHAQSAVPAPAAPANSSYELISALRSSRPTAKPGAAPFAYPEEAPPALQRPHLHISGFDPRAAGGRQAIKVELRGMPPDSAPLVTMQLQSALIAQGNARHSFVRTLRGDWRPLFIEFSSRDKEHGQYRIEVELFNLQDNRIRHKWVCTLVILVPRPDATLTEIHQTFLSTHKNVRVMADDASIARVNAQAGGGRLDIDVHARNASIANLNLDAKPGKVDLGFSTIAWDEDLIEIDVPAHADPHPHPTACACLVNAAPEAGSQRQVRLFAMAECVLGRFELYDPEADVLLTHFGDDGQDRDGLTRRLSGRHAVIRPGLNGFEIEDVSRYGILLDGVWPGKNKPVPLRLGMRIELSASIKGIVELNVTAIMPHGVIVHRIDQGAHAECFYFLEPGRHPGFPLAPFGAAPRASVMPVIYHQNGGFWHLDPATGKETALSPGAALDRLAQFPRHTRFASESYPECWIVRSALKSTHGVGEMQTA; encoded by the coding sequence ATGAAAAAATGCAACAATCCTCTGCACCCGCATTGCACCTTCTGGGTCATGCCAGGGGAAAGCGCCTGTTCGAACGGCCATGCCCAGTCGGCTGTACCGGCCCCGGCGGCACCCGCAAATTCCAGTTATGAACTGATCAGCGCCCTACGCAGCTCGCGTCCCACGGCCAAGCCAGGAGCGGCGCCGTTCGCCTACCCCGAGGAAGCGCCCCCGGCGCTGCAACGTCCGCATCTGCACATCAGCGGTTTCGATCCGCGCGCGGCGGGCGGACGCCAGGCCATCAAGGTCGAGCTGCGCGGCATGCCGCCCGACAGCGCGCCGCTGGTGACCATGCAATTGCAGTCGGCGCTCATCGCGCAGGGCAACGCGCGCCATTCCTTCGTGCGCACCCTGCGCGGCGACTGGCGGCCCCTGTTCATCGAATTTTCGTCGCGCGACAAGGAACACGGGCAATACCGCATCGAGGTGGAGCTGTTCAACCTGCAGGACAATCGCATCCGCCATAAGTGGGTGTGTACCCTGGTCATCCTCGTACCGCGCCCCGATGCAACCCTCACCGAAATCCACCAAACCTTCCTGTCGACCCATAAAAACGTACGCGTGATGGCGGACGACGCCTCCATCGCAAGGGTCAATGCCCAGGCTGGCGGCGGACGGCTCGACATCGACGTCCACGCCCGCAACGCCTCGATCGCCAATCTCAATCTCGACGCAAAGCCCGGCAAGGTCGACCTGGGCTTTTCTACCATCGCCTGGGACGAAGACCTGATCGAAATCGACGTGCCCGCGCATGCCGATCCGCACCCGCACCCGACCGCCTGCGCCTGCCTGGTCAACGCCGCGCCCGAGGCTGGCTCGCAGCGCCAGGTGCGCCTGTTCGCGATGGCCGAGTGCGTGCTGGGCCGGTTCGAACTGTACGACCCCGAGGCGGACGTGCTGCTGACCCACTTCGGCGACGATGGCCAGGACCGCGACGGCCTCACGCGCCGCCTGTCCGGGCGCCACGCGGTGATTCGCCCGGGCCTGAACGGCTTTGAAATCGAAGACGTGTCGCGCTACGGCATCCTGCTTGACGGCGTGTGGCCGGGCAAGAACAAGCCGGTGCCGCTAAGGCTGGGCATGCGCATCGAGCTGTCGGCCAGCATCAAGGGGATTGTGGAACTGAATGTGACGGCGATCATGCCGCACGGCGTGATTGTGCACCGCATCGACCAGGGTGCGCATGCGGAGTGTTTTTACTTTCTGGAACCGGGGCGGCATCCGGGCTTTCCGCTGGCACCGTTCGGTGCGGCGCCACGGGCGTCGGTGATGCCGGTCATTTATCACCAGAATGGCGGTTTCTGGCATCTGGACCCGGCTACCGGCAAGGAAACCGCCCTCAGTCCCGGGGCTGCGCTTGACCGGCTGGCCCAGTTTCCGCGGCATACGCGTTTTGCCAGCGAATCCTATCCGGAATGCTGGATCGTGCGCTCGGCCTTGAAGTCGACCCACGGCGTGGGGGAAATGCAGACCGCCTGA
- a CDS encoding PP2C family protein-serine/threonine phosphatase, giving the protein MTTATPSLDFGPCLDVSVHSCAGAGAPPHLENQDNYLVIDSTGSAVFLHEQAGQRQQVANWPAGHMRVAVLDGMGGHGRGREAAEAVVAGLLEIPACQTLHELSARLDLLHGQLQRHFGCDPATGKRPGTTLTMLELRLGKPALLYHVGDSRLYELLHSHVTPMTVDHVPATAFAMGGLLGEHEWWQQVHGEHRSQISQAFILGNAFANPAELADDLYELSPRNLPPYLYHLPDRRALELDPRAVYLLASDGFWACADPRAWLARWPGLFNAQDSARAMSEALFAEMRSNPPPELHIDNLTAIVLRPLRHDETAAPLAAR; this is encoded by the coding sequence ATGACAACAGCAACCCCCAGCCTGGATTTTGGCCCCTGTCTCGATGTGTCGGTGCACTCTTGCGCCGGCGCCGGCGCGCCGCCGCATCTGGAAAACCAGGATAATTACCTGGTGATCGACAGTACCGGCAGCGCCGTCTTCCTGCACGAGCAAGCCGGGCAGCGCCAGCAGGTGGCCAACTGGCCCGCCGGCCATATGCGCGTGGCGGTACTCGACGGCATGGGCGGCCATGGGCGCGGACGCGAAGCGGCCGAGGCGGTCGTGGCCGGTTTGCTGGAGATCCCCGCGTGCCAGACCTTGCACGAGCTGTCGGCCCGCCTCGACTTGCTGCACGGGCAATTACAGCGCCATTTCGGCTGCGATCCCGCCACCGGCAAGCGGCCCGGCACCACCCTCACCATGCTGGAACTGCGCCTCGGCAAGCCGGCGCTGCTGTACCACGTGGGCGATTCGCGCCTGTACGAGCTGCTCCATTCGCACGTCACGCCGATGACGGTGGACCATGTTCCCGCGACAGCCTTCGCGATGGGCGGCTTGCTGGGCGAGCACGAATGGTGGCAACAAGTGCATGGCGAGCATCGCTCCCAGATTTCGCAAGCTTTCATTTTGGGCAATGCATTCGCCAATCCGGCCGAGCTGGCCGATGACTTGTATGAACTGTCGCCGCGCAACCTGCCGCCCTATCTGTACCACTTGCCGGACCGGCGCGCGCTGGAACTCGATCCGCGCGCGGTGTACCTGCTGGCCAGCGACGGTTTCTGGGCCTGCGCCGATCCGCGCGCGTGGCTGGCGCGCTGGCCGGGGCTGTTCAATGCGCAGGATAGCGCCCGCGCCATGAGCGAGGCCCTGTTCGCGGAAATGCGCAGCAATCCACCACCCGAACTGCATATCGATAACCTGACGGCCATCGTGCTGCGGCCGCTGCGCCACGACGAAACGGCGGCGCCGTTAGCGGCCCGATAA
- a CDS encoding MFS transporter: MSKPSLSVPLPAPSLCAKVPLSKPLRHPRFRHLWTANLISNLGTWTQTFASAWLIACVASSASTASLVQTASYIPIFLFALFAGVIADAVDRPKFLFFCNLFMALCACAMAALAISGRVSTAPVLALTFCMGSGAAFMWPAWQASMSGLVEPDEVEAAATLNNLSYNVAAILGPALGGLLFNWVGAGALFLVNALSFVGLLTVYWSWWRDGVPEPRARVDFASSLKLGLSTALGCARYRHILLNVCTVFFATIAFAALLPVFVRQVLHMDSSVFGTLMGSLGAGAVCGAFLLPSLRTRVSKTRLLGGSLLVYGAMLCLLPLIRSLTLLVPLIVAAGMAWSATVSTLNAAAQLAFPASIRARTLSIYLFVMAGGYTVGSMVWGALADRVGVQAALATAGACVIVNAIALATGKRETSI; encoded by the coding sequence ATGTCCAAACCCAGCCTGTCCGTTCCTCTCCCGGCACCGTCGCTGTGCGCCAAGGTGCCCTTGTCCAAGCCGCTGCGCCATCCGCGCTTCCGGCATCTGTGGACGGCCAACCTGATCTCGAACCTCGGCACCTGGACCCAGACCTTCGCTTCGGCCTGGCTGATCGCCTGTGTGGCAAGCTCGGCTTCCACGGCCAGCCTGGTGCAGACCGCCAGCTACATTCCCATCTTTCTGTTTGCCCTGTTTGCCGGCGTGATCGCCGACGCGGTGGACCGGCCCAAATTTTTGTTCTTCTGTAATCTGTTCATGGCCCTGTGCGCCTGCGCCATGGCCGCGCTGGCCATCAGCGGCCGGGTATCGACCGCGCCCGTGCTGGCGTTGACGTTCTGCATGGGCTCCGGCGCGGCCTTCATGTGGCCGGCCTGGCAAGCGTCGATGTCGGGCCTGGTCGAACCGGACGAGGTCGAGGCGGCCGCCACGCTCAATAATCTCAGCTACAACGTGGCGGCCATCCTCGGGCCGGCACTGGGCGGGCTGCTGTTCAACTGGGTCGGCGCCGGCGCGCTGTTCTTGGTCAACGCGCTGTCCTTTGTCGGATTGCTGACCGTGTACTGGTCGTGGTGGCGCGACGGCGTGCCCGAACCACGCGCCCGGGTCGATTTTGCAAGCAGCCTCAAGCTCGGCCTGAGCACCGCGCTCGGCTGCGCTCGCTACCGGCACATCCTGCTCAATGTCTGCACGGTGTTTTTCGCGACGATTGCGTTCGCCGCCCTGCTGCCGGTCTTCGTGCGACAAGTGCTGCACATGGATTCGAGCGTTTTCGGCACCCTGATGGGCAGCCTGGGCGCGGGGGCCGTGTGCGGCGCCTTCCTGCTGCCGTCGCTGCGCACGCGGGTGAGCAAGACGCGCCTGCTGGGCGGCTCCTTGCTGGTCTATGGCGCCATGCTGTGCCTGCTGCCCTTGATCCGCTCGCTGACCCTGCTGGTGCCGCTCATTGTCGCCGCCGGCATGGCGTGGTCGGCCACCGTATCGACCCTGAACGCGGCGGCGCAACTGGCTTTTCCGGCGAGCATACGGGCGCGCACCCTGTCGATCTACCTGTTCGTCATGGCGGGCGGCTACACCGTCGGCAGCATGGTCTGGGGCGCGCTGGCGGACCGGGTCGGCGTGCAGGCCGCGCTGGCCACCGCCGGCGCCTGCGTGATCGTCAACGCCATTGCACTCGCGACAGGAAAGCGGGAAACCTCCATCTGA
- a CDS encoding GNAT family N-acetyltransferase: MQIRPIEAGDIPAVVALFRALASEFIVHESPPEVAATFLRDNDEQGFQGFLAKGYVYHVAEIDGGLAGFIAVRECKHLYHMFVGKNFHGCGVARAMWDVARRAAMEGGGDGSFTVNSSNYALPVYQSMGFERSAPMQSVNGLYFNPMKLSA, encoded by the coding sequence ATGCAGATACGTCCTATCGAGGCCGGCGATATCCCCGCCGTCGTCGCGCTGTTCCGTGCGCTGGCTAGCGAGTTCATCGTCCACGAGTCGCCGCCTGAAGTGGCCGCGACCTTCCTGCGCGACAATGACGAACAGGGCTTCCAGGGTTTTCTAGCAAAAGGTTATGTGTATCACGTGGCCGAGATCGACGGCGGACTGGCCGGCTTCATCGCCGTGCGCGAGTGCAAGCATCTGTATCACATGTTCGTTGGTAAAAATTTCCACGGATGCGGCGTCGCGCGCGCCATGTGGGATGTGGCCCGGCGCGCGGCGATGGAGGGCGGCGGCGATGGCAGCTTTACCGTCAATTCCTCCAATTACGCGCTGCCGGTCTACCAGTCCATGGGTTTCGAGCGCAGTGCGCCCATGCAGAGCGTCAATGGCCTGTACTTCAACCCGATGAAGCTGTCCGCCTGA
- a CDS encoding SH3 domain-containing protein, with the protein MPSVAYLAMGAYAAGLIATLVLAAWLTPARWWRRPNLRAAGILVAGTWGLGALLLSLLPAVQPAMAAAVPPSYAGVSYTVFDDLNLRADKGIGAPRIAVAPAGTVVTTTGLRDGDWWQVSARIDGKDVRGWSSSLWLRRAEEARR; encoded by the coding sequence ATGCCAAGCGTAGCTTACCTGGCCATGGGCGCCTACGCGGCGGGCCTGATCGCCACCCTGGTGCTGGCGGCGTGGCTGACGCCAGCGCGCTGGTGGCGCCGGCCCAACCTGCGCGCGGCCGGCATCCTGGTGGCCGGCACCTGGGGCTTGGGCGCCCTGCTGCTGTCGCTGCTGCCGGCCGTTCAGCCGGCAATGGCCGCCGCCGTCCCGCCTTCTTACGCGGGTGTCAGCTACACCGTGTTCGACGACTTGAACCTGCGCGCGGACAAAGGCATCGGCGCGCCGCGCATCGCCGTGGCGCCGGCGGGCACCGTAGTGACCACGACCGGCCTGCGCGACGGCGACTGGTGGCAGGTCAGCGCGCGCATCGACGGCAAGGACGTACGCGGCTGGTCAAGCAGCCTCTGGCTGCGGCGCGCCGAGGAAGCACGGCGCTGA
- a CDS encoding FtsW/RodA/SpoVE family cell cycle protein, translated as MKRFRLADRSPGFIPTAALLAVLCLLQLVCLGRAPPTWSPERISVSLKPGESLTLGAAELAAPQADSAHLALRRGADGSWWASNVSAGKQVLLQRDGVDRRMGSTALRAGQSLRIGAARFDVADAGTNQVAFSGPGATWRYDGATLYRNGSAQPACPEAGLAARAVALWNRAMPRALTVARALTFGGNLYCGNRLGIAYVDGASATIARARDGLLLSGTAERAPLMISSAAGAFDLARSAEPLAGVQTLVAGHTRLGVRIDDGVLHLLPQRHVALYAEAQALLPAQVTWQWKKRGFWTLPGGRAWSVALGLCGLLAVAAAMHWQRGAWPFTRDTGRAMRVAAGASALLAIAGVTALLFQRAGSAPGVGWSMLLAWAALWGCLLVPARLTLATAAGVLLLAVGLLAQLDMGFGGAESAALRHFQKSVALLAIGLGIGAHLRLRSHAAAGTPALPQTSLEWVLALLALAALAALLMQVVFGDETGVFDLQPVEFAKLALTALTAHCLAIGLGWHAGMPEQSSPARRWLRLAAPVLLFAALLGLALVQVDDYSPLILLLVWCMAMALAWALATRTHAASAALFGMACVAAGGVAWLRGAGVAEVAQWGFYADRFLVWLDPAQHPHTGQQLLLAARAIAEGAWWGADHVLGLGSMGQPGGSALHIPAVQDDFAPSFFLNRHGLLGALALWALQALFLVGLLQTAARAFGASERTRDFRQAWLWRFRCFALCGGAAFVLGHFLLSWGTNLAIFPIMGQPMSFLSAGGSHLLFFICPLLAFSAISAQSIEENQPCRSTSNMKSWAR; from the coding sequence ATGAAGCGCTTTCGGCTTGCCGACCGTTCGCCCGGCTTCATCCCGACCGCCGCCCTGCTCGCGGTCCTGTGCCTGCTGCAACTGGTGTGCCTGGGGCGCGCGCCGCCGACATGGTCGCCCGAGCGCATTTCGGTCTCGCTCAAGCCCGGCGAATCGCTCACCCTGGGCGCGGCGGAACTGGCGGCGCCCCAGGCCGACAGCGCCCATCTGGCGCTGCGCCGGGGCGCCGACGGCAGCTGGTGGGCCAGCAATGTCAGCGCCGGCAAGCAGGTGCTGCTCCAGCGCGATGGGGTCGACCGCCGCATGGGCTCAACCGCCCTGCGCGCCGGCCAGTCGTTGCGCATCGGCGCCGCGCGTTTCGATGTCGCCGACGCCGGCACCAATCAGGTCGCGTTCTCCGGCCCCGGCGCCACATGGCGCTACGACGGCGCCACCCTGTACCGCAACGGCAGCGCCCAGCCAGCATGCCCGGAGGCCGGCCTTGCCGCGCGCGCCGTCGCGCTGTGGAACCGCGCCATGCCGCGCGCGCTGACGGTGGCGCGGGCGCTCACCTTCGGCGGCAATCTGTATTGCGGCAACCGGCTCGGCATCGCCTATGTGGACGGCGCCAGCGCCACCATCGCCCGCGCCCGCGACGGCCTGCTGCTTTCCGGCACCGCCGAACGCGCACCGCTCATGATCTCATCGGCCGCCGGCGCGTTCGACCTGGCGCGCAGCGCGGAGCCGCTCGCCGGCGTGCAGACCTTGGTGGCCGGGCACACCCGGCTCGGCGTGCGCATCGACGACGGCGTGCTGCACCTGCTGCCGCAGCGCCACGTGGCGCTGTACGCCGAAGCGCAAGCGCTGCTGCCGGCGCAAGTGACGTGGCAGTGGAAGAAACGCGGTTTTTGGACCTTGCCCGGCGGGCGCGCGTGGTCGGTGGCGCTGGGCCTGTGCGGCTTGCTGGCGGTGGCGGCGGCCATGCACTGGCAGCGCGGCGCCTGGCCGTTTACACGCGATACGGGTCGCGCCATGCGCGTGGCGGCCGGCGCCAGCGCGCTGCTGGCCATCGCCGGCGTGACCGCGCTGCTGTTCCAGCGTGCGGGCAGCGCGCCTGGTGTGGGCTGGTCGATGCTGCTGGCCTGGGCCGCGCTGTGGGGCTGCCTGCTGGTGCCGGCGCGCCTGACCCTGGCCACGGCGGCGGGTGTGCTGCTGCTGGCGGTCGGCCTGCTCGCGCAGCTCGACATGGGCTTTGGCGGCGCCGAATCGGCCGCGCTGCGCCACTTCCAGAAATCGGTGGCGCTGCTGGCGATCGGTCTTGGCATCGGCGCCCACCTGCGCCTGCGTTCGCACGCGGCGGCCGGCACGCCGGCGCTGCCCCAGACCAGCCTCGAATGGGTGCTCGCCCTGCTTGCACTGGCGGCGCTGGCGGCATTGCTGATGCAGGTCGTCTTCGGCGACGAAACTGGCGTGTTCGACCTGCAGCCGGTCGAATTTGCCAAGCTGGCATTGACCGCGCTCACCGCCCACTGCCTCGCCATCGGCCTTGGCTGGCATGCGGGCATGCCGGAACAATCGAGTCCCGCGCGGCGCTGGCTGCGGCTGGCGGCCCCGGTCCTGCTGTTCGCGGCGCTGCTCGGACTGGCCCTGGTCCAGGTCGACGATTATTCGCCCTTGATCCTGCTGCTGGTGTGGTGCATGGCGATGGCGCTGGCCTGGGCGCTCGCCACCCGCACCCACGCCGCCAGCGCGGCCTTGTTCGGCATGGCCTGCGTGGCCGCCGGCGGCGTGGCCTGGCTGCGCGGCGCCGGCGTGGCGGAGGTGGCGCAATGGGGCTTTTATGCCGACCGCTTTCTGGTCTGGCTCGATCCGGCCCAGCATCCGCACACCGGCCAGCAACTGCTGCTGGCGGCGCGCGCCATCGCCGAAGGCGCCTGGTGGGGCGCCGACCACGTGCTGGGACTGGGATCCATGGGGCAGCCTGGCGGCAGCGCGCTGCACATCCCGGCGGTACAGGATGACTTCGCGCCATCGTTCTTCCTGAACCGCCACGGCCTGCTGGGCGCACTTGCCCTGTGGGCGCTGCAGGCGCTGTTCCTGGTCGGCCTGCTGCAGACGGCGGCGCGGGCCTTCGGCGCCAGCGAACGCACGCGCGACTTCCGCCAGGCCTGGCTGTGGCGCTTCCGCTGCTTCGCCCTGTGCGGCGGAGCCGCCTTCGTGCTGGGCCACTTCCTGCTGTCGTGGGGGACCAACCTGGCGATCTTCCCGATCATGGGCCAGCCCATGAGTTTTCTGTCGGCCGGCGGCAGCCACCTGCTGTTTTTCATCTGCCCCCTGCTAGCGTTCAGTGCAATCAGTGCGCAATCAATCGAGGAGAATCAACCATGCCGGTCTACGTCCAACATGAAGTCCTGGGCAAGGTAA
- a CDS encoding protein kinase domain-containing protein, translated as MEAEDAIIALGAGQYRLCGQLGGSAYGVVWRAMGPRGAVALKLVNREQMARAHPLQQERWVASARNEIAFLQSLAPWDERHVVRLLDSGEHDGLPVMALELLDTDLGRHIATERDAGRALATGQLLDWLGQINQALAKVHQYGWSYLDLKPANVLLSRRHGKVKLADFGTSRLLADGQARAYAGTASWQAPEQFFPDAAGCYDTDTRTDYFALGALFYYLVTGGLPLRFCSDCGQAWREHRNEGAAMLLARHANRPPPTLRDDEAAHFVRAFGRQADTGTCSPATGTPSGGGHEALLLLRALLGADRAQRPRHAMQISRMIGAIRAALPASVQP; from the coding sequence ATGGAAGCAGAGGACGCAATCATCGCACTCGGCGCGGGGCAGTACCGGCTGTGCGGCCAGTTGGGCGGCTCCGCTTACGGCGTGGTCTGGCGTGCGATGGGGCCGCGCGGCGCGGTGGCGCTCAAGCTGGTCAACCGCGAGCAGATGGCGCGCGCCCACCCATTGCAGCAGGAGCGCTGGGTGGCCAGCGCGCGCAACGAAATCGCCTTCCTGCAGTCGCTCGCACCGTGGGATGAGCGCCACGTGGTGCGCCTGCTCGACAGCGGCGAGCACGATGGCCTGCCCGTGATGGCGCTCGAACTGCTCGACACCGACCTTGGCCGCCATATCGCCACCGAACGCGATGCCGGCCGCGCGCTCGCCACCGGCCAGCTGCTCGACTGGCTCGGGCAGATCAACCAGGCGCTGGCGAAGGTTCACCAGTACGGCTGGTCGTATCTCGATTTAAAGCCGGCCAATGTGCTGCTCTCGCGCCGTCACGGCAAGGTCAAGCTGGCCGATTTCGGCACCAGCCGCCTGCTGGCCGACGGCCAGGCCCGCGCCTATGCCGGCACGGCCAGCTGGCAGGCCCCGGAGCAGTTTTTCCCGGACGCCGCCGGCTGCTACGACACCGACACGCGCACCGATTACTTCGCCCTCGGCGCCCTGTTTTATTACCTGGTGACAGGCGGCCTGCCGCTGCGCTTTTGCAGCGATTGCGGCCAGGCCTGGCGCGAACACCGCAACGAGGGCGCGGCCATGCTGCTGGCGCGCCACGCAAACCGCCCTCCTCCCACCCTGCGCGACGATGAAGCGGCCCATTTCGTGCGCGCCTTCGGGCGCCAGGCCGACACGGGCACGTGTAGTCCGGCCACCGGCACGCCCTCCGGAGGCGGGCACGAAGCCTTGCTCCTGCTGCGCGCCCTGCTCGGCGCCGATCGTGCGCAACGCCCGCGCCACGCCATGCAGATCAGCCGGATGATCGGCGCCATCCGCGCCGCCCTCCCCGCGAGCGTGCAGCCATGA
- a CDS encoding YMGG-like glycine zipper-containing protein, whose product MLNTKFVGAVILAAAAVSSTAMASDRGVNTAIGAVAGAALGNSTGSRNGALVGGVIGAVVGNSISTRDRSYSDNRYDNRYDNRYETRYEERRYERTYREPAPVYVESRTYYEPAPVYYAPPPRYYVPPAVVYVERGRGYHHGYGYGHGRGYGHGYGYGR is encoded by the coding sequence ATGTTGAACACAAAATTTGTCGGTGCGGTGATTCTGGCCGCTGCGGCCGTCTCCTCCACCGCGATGGCTAGCGACCGCGGCGTCAATACGGCGATCGGCGCCGTCGCCGGCGCGGCGCTCGGCAACAGCACCGGATCGCGCAACGGTGCGCTGGTCGGTGGCGTCATCGGTGCGGTGGTCGGCAATTCGATCAGCACCCGCGACCGCTCGTATTCCGACAACCGGTATGACAACCGTTACGACAACCGCTATGAAACCCGCTACGAAGAGCGCCGCTACGAGCGCACGTACCGCGAGCCTGCACCGGTATATGTCGAATCGCGCACCTACTACGAGCCGGCCCCGGTCTATTACGCGCCGCCTCCGCGCTACTACGTCCCTCCAGCGGTCGTGTATGTCGAGCGTGGCCGCGGATATCATCACGGTTATGGTTACGGTCATGGCCGCGGCTATGGCCACGGATACGGATACGGACGCTAA